A stretch of the Arachis stenosperma cultivar V10309 chromosome 6, arast.V10309.gnm1.PFL2, whole genome shotgun sequence genome encodes the following:
- the LOC130934344 gene encoding uncharacterized protein LOC130934344 yields MEGRNETLVDNVMNRSLRSSHNQVRSNVQLEEQPIAKKMKSKANCPAMALDAFLHIEGVEVEREEEDDFESIGEDARAAEKEPANLTNSKNSLKHPAMTLDAFLGDQGIHVKREEEHIEVLSTKDARSRPSPNNRENVHIPYEEDYVGKHESDNFDMEGDQVMEEAHVTGDSKFILPKSSNLWVMTGVQGGWKRYKTRIKKKHFEPYSRNIEDMLVNRLLEIPEIQFQKLIAYWSIPTIKAMCAINSENRKKQQWRHKMGPIKFARVRVDLHEKKENKEEPNQAEMFVATRNGLKGKTLDVDTQAVIYLLYGCFMVVMVAVLWLSLTAILWLSWLLFYGCFMAAL; encoded by the exons TTCCCATAACCAAGTGAGGAGTAATGTTCAACTAGAAGAACAACCAATTGCTAAGAAGATGAAGAGCAAGGCAAACTGTCCAGCAATGGCTCTTGATGCCTTTTTGCATATAGAAGGAGTAGAAGTggaaagagaagaggaagatgacTTTGAGTCAATTGGTGAGGATGCTAGAGCTGCTGAAAAAGAACCAGCTAACTTGACAAACTCAAAAAATAGCTTAAAGCATCCAGCAATGACTCTTGATGCTTTTTTGGGTGATCAAGGAATTCATGTGAAAAGAGAAGAGGAACATATTGAAGTCCTATCTACTAAGGATGCTAGATCTAGGCCATCCCCAAATAATAGAGAAAATGTTCATATCCCCTATGAGGAAGATTATGTTGGTAAACATGAAAGTGACAATTTTGATATGGAAGGAGATCAAGTTATGGAAGAGGCTCATGTAACAGGTGAT TCAAAGTTCATTCTTCCAAAATCTTCAAACCTATGGGTGATGACTGGTGTTCAAGGAGGATGGAAGCGTTACAAAACAAGAATCAAGAAAAAGCATTTTGAACCATATTCTAGAAATATTGAGGATATGTTGGTGAATCGTCTTTTGGAAATTCCAGAAATACAATTTCAGAAACTAATTGCATATTGGAGTATTCCAACTATCAAA GCCATGTGTGCTATAAATTCTGAAAATCGCAAGAAGCAGCAATGGAGGCATAAAATGGGACCAATCAAGTTTGCAAGAGTGCGTGTTGATTTG CATGAGAAAAAAGAGAACAAAGAGGAACCAAATCAAGCTGAAATGTTTGTTGCAACTCGGAATGGACTAAAAGGGAAAACACTTGATGTTGACACACAGGCTGTTATT TATCTACTTTATGGCTGTTTTATGGTTGTCATGGTTGCTGTTTTATGGCTATCATTGACTGCTATTTTATGGCTGTCATGGTTGTTGTTTTATGGCTGTTTTATGGCTGCTTTATGA